In Desulfomicrobium macestii, the DNA window AGGAACAGTCTACGGTATCCCTAAGCAAATTCCAATATCCGAAAATCATCCCACAGATCCAATCTGTGCTTATGGAGTCGGTAAACTTTCCATTGAAAAATATTTACTTTTATATCGCTATCTTCATAATCTTGACTATCGCGTTTTGCGGATGGCAAATCCCTATGGGGAATACCAGCCAGTTCATTCAGGGCAAGGTGTTATTCCGGTTTTTTTGAATAAAGCGTTGAAAGGAGATGTTCTGGAAATTTGGGGTGATGGCTCAGTCATACGAGACTACATTTACATTGGTGATGCCATAGATGCTGCGATCAAGACCATGAATTATGAGGGAGATCAAAGAATATTCAACGTCGGTAGCGGTCGTGGATATAGTCTGAATGATCTGATTCATATGATCGGCGAACTGCTTGAGCAGCGAATTGCCTGTCACTATTTTCCCGCGAGGCCTTTTGACGTACCTGTCAACGTTCTTGATATCACTCTTGCAAAAAACGAATTGGATTGGTCCCCTGGCACACCATTGCATGTCGGACTGCGAAAGATGCTGACATACATGAAGAGCTGCCTGGATTAAAGGGGCAAATCAGATACTCGATTATTGCTTGGGTGGACGGGTTGCATGGCCTATCCACCAGCGTTCCAGCCAGAACAGCAGCACCGCCAGCCAGACCATGCTGAATCCCGTGAACTGGGTGCGGGAGAAGGGTTCGTGGTACATGAAGACGCCGATCAGGAACTGGATGGTCGGTGCGATGTATTGCAGGATGCCGATCATGGACAGCGGGATGCGATGCGCGGCGGCTGCGAACATGACCAGGGGCGCGGTGGTGACCACGCCCGCGCCCATGAGCAGCAGGTCCGAGCCGGCGCCTGCATGCAGGAACGCGCCCACGCTCGAGAGTTCGCTCCAGCCAAGCCAGGCCAGGGCGGGGGCGAGGAGCAGACCCGTCTCCAGGGTCAGGCCTTCAAAAGCGCCGAGCGGCGCCTTTTTTTTGACCAGCCCGTAGAGGCTGAAGGTCACGGCCAGGGTCAAGGCGATCCAGGGCAGGCGGCCGTAATCGAAGGTCAGGTAGATCACGCCCGCCGCAGCCAGTCCCAGGGGCGCCCATTGCAGGGGCCGCAGCCTTTCGCGCATGAAGAAGACGCCAAGCAGCACCGAGAGCAGCGGATTTATGAAATATCCAAGGCTCGCCTCCACGATATAGCCCGCGTTGACGCTCCAGACATAGATGAACCAGTTCACGCCAATGAGCAGGCTGGCCAGGACATAGCTGCCCCACACCGAAGGGCACAGGCTGCTGCGTAATCTGGCGATGCGCCGGGTCAAGACCAGAAAGATGGCCAGGACCACGAAGGACCAGGTGATGCGATGGCAGAGTAGCTGGGCTGTGGGCACGTGGCCCAGAAGCTTCCAGTAGATGGGCAGCATGCCCCAGCTGGCGTAGGCTCCGATGGCGGCGAGAATCCCCGGGTTCATGCTGCTTTCCCCTTGGCGGAACGGATGGAGGACATGAGTGACCTCTGTGGCGTCTAGCGCCAGTCTATGTGGTTTGGTCC includes these proteins:
- the rarD gene encoding EamA family transporter RarD, translated to MNPGILAAIGAYASWGMLPIYWKLLGHVPTAQLLCHRITWSFVVLAIFLVLTRRIARLRSSLCPSVWGSYVLASLLIGVNWFIYVWSVNAGYIVEASLGYFINPLLSVLLGVFFMRERLRPLQWAPLGLAAAGVIYLTFDYGRLPWIALTLAVTFSLYGLVKKKAPLGAFEGLTLETGLLLAPALAWLGWSELSSVGAFLHAGAGSDLLLMGAGVVTTAPLVMFAAAAHRIPLSMIGILQYIAPTIQFLIGVFMYHEPFSRTQFTGFSMVWLAVLLFWLERWWIGHATRPPKQ
- a CDS encoding NAD-dependent epimerase/dehydratase family protein — protein: MDILVFGGAGFIGKHLCSRLVRQGHRVRAFNKPPCSGNWPDIAGVEWLPGDFTNPVETASVLDGVEVIFHLVSTTLPKSSNDDPVLDLKENVASTLHLLDSVIKIKRPPKIVFISSGGTVYGIPKQIPISENHPTDPICAYGVGKLSIEKYLLLYRYLHNLDYRVLRMANPYGEYQPVHSGQGVIPVFLNKALKGDVLEIWGDGSVIRDYIYIGDAIDAAIKTMNYEGDQRIFNVGSGRGYSLNDLIHMIGELLEQRIACHYFPARPFDVPVNVLDITLAKNELDWSPGTPLHVGLRKMLTYMKSCLD